The sequence cgcactatgaccctgcggctctcgcgagatttacactgggagctgacagaggtgctgaacagaccggcgcggaggagaagggagctgacaggagctgcaggagaggtaagcgctcgctgccaacccccagtctgtattatggcaatgtaaattgactcgtataagccgagttggggtttttcagcacaaaaaatgtgctgaaaaactccgcttatactcgagtatatacggtatttattttttctgttcgtTACACTACTGACATCCTTTATCTTTCTTTAAAGGGGTATTCTACCATAACCTTGCATATGTTAAatcatgtatttttgttttgttaggtATATTTTTCTTGAGTACTCTTTGCCAACTCAAGCGCAGGAAGCCGTAAAGGGAGCCGATGGCTACAAACTTGACAAGCAACACACATTTCGCGTGAATCTCTTCACTGACTTTGATAAGTGAGTGAATCCTCCTTCacctctatttaaaaaataaaataaaataaaaaaaagcatattattCTGACTGTATTaataatttcaatattttttaaaacatttttacttttctCTTACAGATATATGGTCATTGGTGATGAGTGGGATGTTCCTGAGAAGCAGCCTTTTAAAGACTTTGTAAGTGTACAAGTATGAAAGCTTGGTTCATACTAGAGTTTCAGGGATAAAATTACTGCGGTTTACATATCACAGAGGAAGCGTTGACTTGCTGAGTGTTGTACGCTTATGGTCCTATAAATTATGGCTGTCCAGAAGGTAGAACACAAGACCCATGATTTGCCTGCCTGATAGTCTGATAAAGCATAATGggaggtgtagatagacaaaatTGATTGCTGAACGGCCTTATTGGccttccctttttgttttttgttttttttgtttaactctgtgtgtgtgtgtgtgtgtatgtatatataaaatatatatatatttttatagtttgaTACATGTCATGCCAAGTATACTGCACATTATTGTTggcttgaaatattttttttttttgtagttttaatTTCTTTGCTGCGTGTATGACGTAGGTCAAATTTCTATGGAATTTTGGCACACTACTATGTCATTGTGTGCCTGCTCCCAACCTGATATCCTTTCTGATCTGTCCTAATATAAATTTAGCCCAGATCTTAGTGTGTTAGAAGAGGCATATGCACAACTGAGACCTTAAAGGGGACACTTGTCTGAAAATATCTAAACATTTCTACCAATTCAGTCTGTACAATATGCAGAAatgtcttttaaaatgtaaaacaccAGCTTTATCTGTGATATACTTGAGTAAATTGACAGTTGTAATCTGTTTGCTAGGGCAACCTTCGTTCATGGCTTGAAGATGCAGACTGTAGAGATCAATTCAGTGTTATATTCGAATCAGGAGACCGAACTACCATCTTCTGGAATGATGTGAAAGAGCCTGTTCCAGTTGAGGAGAGAGCGGTAAGTAATTTATTATATAAGCGGAACATTTCAGGAAACTTTGTAACCTGGTTTTTATAGTATACTATATGTGATATATGGTGAAAATCCACGTGCTATATTGGTGAGACCAGCCATCATAAAGTCTTGTAATAAGATTTCTATGATTGCAACTACCTTCAATAGGCATCTAAATTCACAATGCAGTAGTTCAGCTACCTAGTCACATCTTAAAGGAATAAAAACACTGCAAGGGTTACCAGGGAAATTTAATGAATAATAGGCTTATAAGTTGGTAAACCTGTCATTCGGGGTGCCAGATTGTCAGGGATATATGTCTGGTATATTTTACTTTGCTTGTGAGGGTTGCAATCATCCAGTCTCACTATTTTAAGTCAAATTTCCCTAAAGCAATCGGTTAATAAGTAGAGGGCACCAGCATTGTATTTACATgtaatataattttaatggttTTAAAAAGCTACATATGAGACAATCATTTGAAGTGTAACTGCCCTAACCTGCAAGCTTATAAGGTATATTTACAGTTGCTTTGCGTAATAACACTAGAATGGACTCTGGGTCTagcaaaatgtctatttactgttaACAAATATCTGCTGCTGACAAGCGCCGCTACAAACTAAGGAATTGTCTTTTGAGTAGTTGAATTAACTGTAACCAATTCACTTGTCTACAGCGTTGGACAGAAACATACGTTCGTTGGTCTCCCAGAGGCAACTACCTGGCCACGTTTCACCAGAGAGGGATTGCCTTGTGGGGAGGGGAGAAATTCAAGCAAATACAGAGGTTCAGCCATCAAGGGGTCCAACTCATTGACTTCTCACCATGTGAAAGGTTTGTACGCTGTTCTAGGAGAGctctgtgtgttttatatttagatatatgTATAATACCTTGTGTAGAGATGTCTCCCTATGCTACTTGTTCATCTTCCTGTCTAACACCTGCCTTGCCACCAGAGGTCTTGGCTAAACAGTATTCCAACTGTTTATCTGGGTGCTGAAATCGTATAATCTTTTTGTCCTTCAGATATCTGGTTACATTTAGCCCTCTAATGGACACCGAAGATGACCCCCAAGCCATCATTATTTGGGACACACTCACAGGGCAAAAGAAGAGAGGATTCCATTGTGAAAGCTCTGCACATTGGCCTATATTTAAGTATGTTACAATATTAACAAatttcatgtttgtttgtttttgtttttccattttttgtttttaaacaaactGTTCATCTTTCTTCAGGTGGAGTCACGATGGCAAATTCTTTGCCCGAATGACACTAGATACACTCAGTATCTATGAAACTCCAGTGAGTATATAGTGTTAAGTATCTTTACCGTCCTCTGTGGAAATTATTTGCGCTCTCCCTTTTGTACATGCAATAACATCTGGTTTGCAAAATTGAGGATAAAATAGCCAATCTGTGAATATTTGATTTGGGGAAAAATGTTTCCAGATTAGCTGTCGTGGCCTTATTTCTGCCATTCAGATGTTAATTTGCTACAGTTCGGTGTTAAGTGAGTAACCTAGTTTGAGTCCATTCATCCCACAAAGTTATCTCTTGAGTAGCTGTCACCACCCTATATCGTTTGTCttcttaatatttaattttacctGTATGTAGAGAAGTATCCCAGTTTTGAAATCATGCAAAGTCATCAGATGGTGATAGATCTGCTTTAAGCCTCATCTCAACTTCTTTCAAGATCTGACACTCGTAGCcaccatttttttttcccttcatatTTTAAGCATATTGTTGTTAAATGATAACTTTGCTATGAATAAATCTAGTTCTCAGTTTTTGGATGCTTCTTTGACGTGATACAGTATTTATTAGCCatcttatggattttttttttcttcctccagTCTATGGGTCTTCTGGATAAGAAGAGTTTGAAAATCACTGGAATAAAGTAAGCAGCTATTATGAGTTCTAACTAACGTTTTGTACAGTTGTGTTCACATTTCTTATTATCTGACACTTTGGCatgctttttgttttattagggACTTCTCGTGGTCTCCTGGTGGTAATATCATTGCCTTCTGGGTACCTGAAGATAAAGATATACCTGCCAGAGTGACATTGATGCAGCTTCCTTCCAGACAAGAGATCAGAGTCAGGAATCTCTTTAACGTTGTTGATTGTAAGCTCCACTGGCAAAAGAACGGAGATTATCTCTGCGTCAAGGTCGACAGAACACCCAAAGGCACACAGGTAAAAAGCagcctgttttgtttgtttgttctccTTGGTACAATAATGTAGTTAATAAAACTTGTTTTTGTATGGAACATTTTTAGAGAAATATTTACTGATTCCATCTTTTTGTGAACAGGGCGTAGTAACAAATTTTGAAATCTTCAGAATGAGAGAGAAGCAGGTCCCTGTCGATGTGgtagaaatgaaaggcaagtacCTAACTTGGTTGTCTTTGACTGCAATATCCAACCAAATGCTTAAATAATTTAATTGGCTTATTTCTTTGGTATATTTGAGTATTCTTTATCTGTCAAAATGCCTTTGGATCTTTTCTACCAGAGTTTGGAACAGTTGTTTGCTCTGCAACCTAGAGAGATTTGACTTCATTGTGCCTTAATGTAGCTAGAAGCTTAAATATACTTTTTGCTTATTTTCTCTGAGTGAACTTAACCTTGCATGATTTTCAGCAGTTTAGCTTTCGTTTCGTAAATGGTTTGTCTTCTTAGATTGCATCATCGCTTTTGCGTGGGAACCAAATGGAAGCAAGTTTGCTGTACTGCATGGAGAGGTCCCAAGAATATCAGTGTCTTTCTATTATGTGAAAAACAACGGCAAAATTGATCTTATTagtaaggcttttttttttaacattttattattaatccTGTTTATATACcaaacttttttttccctttttggggtgcagaatgtattttttttaaattatttttttttccacaccaGAAACCTATGACAAGCAGCAGGCTAATTCAATATTTTGGAGTCCCCAGGGTCAGTTCTTAGTTTTGGCTGGTTTGCGAAGGTAAGCACACTATTATAATTGTGTACAGTTGGATTTGAAATAAAACCTAGGAAGTGTGAAAGCTTTTATGTTGCACAATTAATCAAAGTGTTCTTAAATTCCAGCATGAATGGTGCATTAGCCTTTGTGGACACCTCCGACTGCACCATAATGAACGTTGCCGAGCACTATACAGCTTCCGATGTGGAATGGGATCCAACGGGCCGTTACGTAGTGACATCTGTGTCATGGTGGAGCCACAAAGTAAGACCTACAAAACTTTGCTTTCTAAATCTTCTTTCAACTTCCTCTATTGTGTTTTACCTAGTCTCAGAACGTACATTGATCCCAGATTGCTTTGCGTGATGGTTAGTACTGTCAATGTGCAAATTCACAGCCTGTTTGCTGAAGAAGTACGGAAATAAGGAAATCAAAAATTTCTATTACAGTTCATAGGTTGTGCTCTGCTAATTTATTACGATTAATTTTCATGGACTGCTGTGTCTGATAGGGGAGAGTTAAATGTCATTCTAATTGGATATTTTAGAGTTCTGTTATTACGAGCTTTGTTAAAATACAATGGCTGGAAATGAAAGCCAACTCATTCTTGAGATGGAAAATTCTCCTGGATAATCCCCTCTTTTTAGCTAAGCATTGCAGAACCCAGCTCTTACTACTTGCGGTTGTAAAATTTGCAACTAATGCAATTgttccatcacctttaccttaatTGGTTTCCATTGCCCATCCCCAAATTGAACCTGCCTCCTTGTTTGGTGGGAGGCCAGTGAGAtacagcgttttttttttttttattacaaggttattcactaaagtgaaaattcaaagtgattatcaaatttaaggtaaaagtaTTTGAAATGCTGAAATTATTTAAGTCAGTTTGGCCACTctggccttaaacttgaaattctctttgaattcttatTTTAGCCAATAGCCCTGATAAATTGACATTTAGACTTTGGTAGTGTCCTATAAGTTGAAGTTCTAATCTGTAGAGTAAGTGATTAGTAGCCCATGATGTCACCCTTACTCTTGCTATTTGATGTCATTAAACccggggtgggggggtggtggtTACCTGGCTTTATAACCACTTAGTATGCATGAATGCTTATATGTACGGTTTCTGTTATGCAGGCCTGAGGTTTGTACTGAATAACATTTTGATTTCTCTCTGTTTAGGTGGATAATGCTTACTGGCTATGGACCTTCCAGGGCCGTCTGCTTCAGAAGAACAGCAAGGATAGGTTCTGCCAACTTCTCTGGAGGCCAAGACCCCCGACTTTGCTTAGCCCAGATGAAATAAAAGTATGCAGTGCTTCTAATTTTTATTCAGTCTAGTTTCTTCTGGTTTGAATATCATCCAGCTAGAGGTTGCATTAATTtttgtgtaaacattttttttttccagacaatCAAAAAGGATTTGAAGAAATACTCAAAGATATTTGAGCAGAAGGATCGTTTAAGTCAGTCCAAGGCCTCAAAGGTAAGCAATCGGTAGTTTTGCACATTtttccctattccatttacttCTTCTCAGTTAGGTGTTGTGAGGGCAGAAAATTGTTTTTTTGGGGTATACTGCCCTCTAGTGACCTATGCGACATGAATAGTatgcttgttttgttttcctaACCGTTTTAACATTTTGTATTCTTTGCCTTCTAAAGGAACTTGTGGAACGTAGAAAGACCATGATGGATGAGTATAAGAGTTATCGGGAGATGGCGCAGAAGCTTTACCTGGATCAGAAAGAAGCACGTCTGGAGCTACGAGGTAACATTTAATCTGTGCTTCACTCAATAAAGAGGTTATTCCTATGATGGGAATTGGTACTGATATTCTAATGATGCAGCTTTCTTGCATTTCTatattgtttaaatgtttttctgTAGTTATGAACACTTTATTTGCTGCAGAAATAGACCTGTAGCAGTCTAAAATCAGTGGAAATTTTAATTACGATCCATGTACTTTGTCAAAATAACTTGATTTATGAAAGCCTTCTAATATGTGTCCTAATGGAGCAGTGCTAATGCTAAACTGATGTCTTGCTTTTTGATTCAGGCTATACATATGGCTGAAGTTTGAGCCCTTTGATTTAATTTCCTTAAAGAATCATTCTCTGTGTTAATTATTCTCTTTCCACACTACTAGGTGTGGATACAGACGAGCTGGACAGCAACATAGAAGACTGGGAGGAGGAGACGattgagttcttttgtactgaagAAATTTTCCCCCTGGAGGAGTAGTCCCGTAAATTCTGCGGTGAGTTCCATATGGACAGTAttttgagtgtgtatgtatttttttttggtggtgggggggggcggTCGAAGtggtttttattcttatttaaagaaaaactggAAGAAAGCATGGTgtgagtgttttgttttttaacccacCCTTCCAAATGCCAAGTGTGCCAACAGTCCAAGTAttggcatgttttgtcagcaatAGGTAAAAGCGTTGGGGAGTAACTAAAATCTAAATAAAGGAttgctgggtgctgtgtcccatgTTTCGTTAGTGACAAAAACGCACAATACAGTTGTAACACCAGATTTAACCAGAGTTTTTCAGTGGCTTTTTCAAGCCTTTTAAATAGAACTGCAAATTCAGCCATTTTGTAACCACAAATAAGCTTGGCCTCTGCGAGAGGATCAAATGGTTTCCGTAAGGTTCTCGATAGTAAAGCTGTGTGTTTTTGGAATCTATAATTCTAGTTCCAGGGATAGCTGTGGTGCTTTGTCTGTGTTTTATAGCTGTAAAAGGATCAAGGGCACAGTAGTTGGAGATTGTTTATTCTTGTATGTCCACAATGATCTTGTTGAGCTGGAAGGTTTATGaataaatctgtttatttttgttgacttatatttttatttgcatcATTTTACAGCCTTGTCTCATCTAGCAGTGACCGTTCTTCTGAGTCCAAAAAAACCCGCCAAAGGTTCTATTTTATTCCTTCATCTGCGACCTTGAATGGACGTTGCGTGTCTCCTTAATGAAGTTGTGCCTTTTTAGTCTTCTTTTGAAGAGTTTACAAAAGAGCActtctttttattaattattaactcTTGTTCAAAGTATCGCAACCTGATCATCATTGGCTTCAAAACCATGAAATCTACACACTCCCCATCGCTGGTTTTTACCCGGCCAGTCCGTGATGCCCTGGATTGGTGTTTAGCAGCTCAAGGTGCTCTGGTTCAACTAATGAAGAATAGCTTTTTGTACTTCCACACAAAACAGAGAGTGAACTGTTCTGGCTGGCGGAAAAATATTAAACCAACAAGTCGACTTTATGCACATTTTAGTGTACTGAACCAGCATTATAGCGGACTGTATCCACCTCCATTCAGATTGCAACTTTGTGGGATTAATAtggaatttaaagtaaaaaagaatgaaaaacagaaatgatgggtttgttttgttttttttacactaatACACGTGTTTGACCACTTACATCTCCACTACAGGTTTATTCACTCGAGTATAAACGGTCAGGAAATAAAAGTGCATTTTGAATTTTAGGCCCCATAGTATTAAATTTTGGCTATTGTGACCTAACATCAAATTCACTTTGCGTTCCTGACTATTCACACTTTATCGAATAACCcagtatatattaattttaatggaCCCACTCTAATTGTGCTATTCAGGTTTTGCCTGATATTTTAGAATGTGATGTTGGGAGCAGTATCCATCATACAGGAAGTCAGAGGGCTTGACACTGACCATTTTAAGTTGAGCTGCTTATACCTTCTAATCTTTACATTATGATAGTGGAATCTCCAGCTAGTGTGTAGGTTAACATAtggttgaaaaaaagaaaatggcctCCACTTCCAATAAGGCTACCACACTGGATGTGAGTGGCTACACATACGTGTGCCTGTGCCAAAAATGCAGCTGTAGCATCCTAGTTGCATGGAATTGTGGGATGTCACACAGCTGTGTGTAATGTTCAGCGCAGTTATTTGCACTTTCTGGTAGTAGTTTTTTGGTTCTATGACCGTTTTTGGCAGTTTCAGGTTCTAAATAAACTAGATACATTAGTTATAAAGTTTATTTACCTGGAAGCCAGCTCTGTGTGAAGCTCCGTACCCCATCCTGACATCACAGGGGCATTTTGCTGTCCAGTCACAGGCTATTCATAGAGTAGCCTGTAATTGGACGTTGTTCCGGCTTAGAGCACATGCGCAATCTGACCTGGCGAGAGTAGTGAAGgttatgaaaccagggggctggctgcactcacctaagcatgcataaatgggggtgctgctgggggtcaATTTATACAATGCACAAGATACAGCGCACTCACTTACTtgacagcaacttcaat is a genomic window of Pelobates fuscus isolate aPelFus1 chromosome 8, aPelFus1.pri, whole genome shotgun sequence containing:
- the EIF3B gene encoding eukaryotic translation initiation factor 3 subunit B, translating into MQDTDNMVADGELELDEEDISFSDPEDFVDDVDDDELLSDIVAERPQETDGIDSVVVVDNVPQVGPDRLEKLKNVINKIFSKFGKITNEFYPDSDGLTKGYIFLEYSLPTQAQEAVKGADGYKLDKQHTFRVNLFTDFDKYMVIGDEWDVPEKQPFKDFGNLRSWLEDADCRDQFSVIFESGDRTTIFWNDVKEPVPVEERARWTETYVRWSPRGNYLATFHQRGIALWGGEKFKQIQRFSHQGVQLIDFSPCERYLVTFSPLMDTEDDPQAIIIWDTLTGQKKRGFHCESSAHWPIFKWSHDGKFFARMTLDTLSIYETPSMGLLDKKSLKITGIKDFSWSPGGNIIAFWVPEDKDIPARVTLMQLPSRQEIRVRNLFNVVDCKLHWQKNGDYLCVKVDRTPKGTQGVVTNFEIFRMREKQVPVDVVEMKDCIIAFAWEPNGSKFAVLHGEVPRISVSFYYVKNNGKIDLIKTYDKQQANSIFWSPQGQFLVLAGLRSMNGALAFVDTSDCTIMNVAEHYTASDVEWDPTGRYVVTSVSWWSHKVDNAYWLWTFQGRLLQKNSKDRFCQLLWRPRPPTLLSPDEIKTIKKDLKKYSKIFEQKDRLSQSKASKELVERRKTMMDEYKSYREMAQKLYLDQKEARLELRGVDTDELDSNIEDWEEETIEFFCTEEIFPLEE